In the Bdellovibrionales bacterium genome, CTTAAGAAGCCCACTTCCACGAGCACAGAAGGCATGGTGGTTTTTGAAACCACATAGAACGGGGCTTGGCGGATCGCCGAATGAGGCCAATCCGTCGACAGCAGTTGGGTCATTTTCAAGCTGCTCTTGGCGCGATATTGGCGATGCAGATCATCCACGATCGCCATGATATCCCCTTTTTTGGAAGGGGCTTCTGCAGCAGCAGAGTGGGTTTTGCCGTCGGCTCCCGATTTCTCGGCCTGATTTTCCTGATCCGCAAGCATCAAGCTTTCTTCATCGGGGGGTAGCGAGTTCTGAAAATAGAGCTCGGTCCCTTTTACGCGACGATCGGGGTTTGAGTTCGCGTGCAGACTGATGAACAGATCTGCTTGCGCGGTCTCGGCTTTTTTCACGCGCTCGGGGAGTGACAGGTGCTGATCTTTTTCCCGGGTCATTTGGACGCTGAATTGCGGGTTGTCGGCGAGCAGGGTTTTTAAATAACCGGCCACTTTCAGAACGAGATCCTTCTCTTTCAATCCAGAATGATACGTCCCTGAATCCACTCCGCCGTGGCCAGGGTCGATCATGACCTGCAGGGCTTTGGCATTCATGGAGATGGCTGTCAGAGCGGCAACGAGAAAGAAGCGGTGAAAGAGCTTATGCATGAATCTAGTTTAAGGTTTTTTGTTTTCGGGAGACAGTCGAGGAATAAAAGCTGGACAAAAAAAAACGGCGACCAGGTGGGGGGGGAGGGCCTAGTCGCCATGGGGGGGTACTTATCTATAGAGCAATGGCGGTGCCAGCCCTTCGGAGGGTCGGGGACGGATATATTCGCTCCTGCGGTGTAGAGCCTTTTGACGGTGCCCCTTTTGGCGGTCACAACAGGTGCCAGGCCCTGTTTCTTGTTGCGATGAGTCCGGAAAGAGGGCCTGGCACCAAAAAAAACGGAGCCCTTGGGCTCCGTTGGTTTCTATCCGCAGTATGTTTTTAAGTTAAGCTAAACTTCGACACATCTCCTTGTTATCAGCATCGCCTATTTGGTGATGTTGAGGTAACGGAACCAGAGGTCGAACACGAGGTGCAGTTTTCCGTCCTCTGTTTTTACCACAGACTTCATGAGAGTCTGGTTACCGTACTGATCCGTTTCTTTATAACGTTTGTCATAATGAAGGTCGATCACAGTAAGGCCTTTTTCTTGGAGTGTATAGAGCTCGTTTGGATCCGCAACGCCGTCACGGTTGCTATCTTTCCACAGGCGAAGTTCGCTGAAGATCGCATCATCCTCTGTGATCAAACCGTCTTTGTCGTCATCATATTTTGCCAATGCTGCATAACCGTTAGCAGCAAACTTACCATCTGGGCCTTTGGTGTTATCACCAAACATTTCGTCAATACCCAAGACGCGACCTTGTTTGTTAGGGAGTACGATGAAGTAGTATTCTTGATCTTCTGGAGTCAGCCAAGAAATCTGCTTCTTATCATGAGCCCTCGGGAATGAATTCTCGCCGAGGATATCGAACTGAATACCATCAAGTGGTGAAGTCAGCTGGATGCCGCGAGACTCTGAGTTCATGCTCACGATGAGCGGAGATACGCGGCTGTCACAATTTGCTTGTGTCGCATCTGTGCTGGTATTGCCATATTTCTTATTCACGCTGCTGTACTGGCTGTTTTGCTTGTTGAAATCGTAAAGGATTGCGATCTTCTTGCTGCTCGTTGTGTAAGTGCCGTCAGCATTTTTCGTGAACTGGATATCGCTTTGAGTGAACTCCTTCGAAATGAAAGCCGAAGAAGAAGCGGTGGCATCCATAATATGAGCTTCGTATTTTCCAGCTGGGAGCTCTGGGCACGGAGTGAAGCTGACTTTTTTAGTATTTAGGATCTGAGACTTAAAGTCGCCGCTGAGTTCGCAAACAACTTTATTCGTTTTATCAACGATCACGATTTTCAACGCAGCAGCAGTCAAAACGTTACCGCCGGCCGCATCGCTGTGCATGTTGGAACATTCAAATGAGAAATTCACAGGCACGTTTGTTTTTGGTGTGTTGGAATCGTTCCCTTGAGGATTTTTTCCTCCGACACTCGAGTCGTCACCTTTTGGTGGAGTTTTACCTCCGGTGTTGGAGTCATCGCCCGGACGAACCCCCGCGACATTCCCGTCATCTCCTGGAGTAGTGCCAAAGACGCCTTCCTTGCCTAAAGCTTCTGCCTTAGCTGCTTCATCGATGGTGAATTTCGCTCGCGAACAGTTTTGATAACCAAAGGTCATCAATCCGCCGAGCACCATCACCGTCAAAGCAGGCATTAACTTACTGTTCTTCCGTGCATTCATTGAGTTCCCCCCACAATGAAAAGAAAAAAACGTAAACGTTCAATTTATTATGGTGCAGAAACGGGGCCACGCTAAGTGAACCACGACGGAACTGGGACTAAAAACCAGTCTAGCCTT is a window encoding:
- a CDS encoding N-acetylmuramoyl-L-alanine amidase; amino-acid sequence: MHKLFHRFFLVAALTAISMNAKALQVMIDPGHGGVDSGTYHSGLKEKDLVLKVAGYLKTLLADNPQFSVQMTREKDQHLSLPERVKKAETAQADLFISLHANSNPDRRVKGTELYFQNSLPPDEESLMLADQENQAEKSGADGKTHSAAAEAPSKKGDIMAIVDDLHRQYRAKSSLKMTQLLSTDWPHSAIRQAPFYVVSKTTMPSVLVEVGFLSHPEESQKLNTVKYQQEIAQKIYKAVLQYKEMMDKIEGQALE